CTTCCGCTGGCCAGGTCCGGTGCGCGCCTGCCGTTGCGCGCGGCATTCCCGGACGGCGGTCATGTCCCGTTTGCCAGCATGAGCGCGGCGGCGCGGCACCGCCCGCCGAGAGCCCCATTCGGGCTGCCGGCCGGTCCCGGTGCACGGGCGGCGACGTGATCCGTCCGTCACGCATCCGCCGCGGTACGGGGCCGGGCGCGACCGCTCGCCCGGAGGATGTACGCGCTGAGCACCAGCGACCAGGCGGGGAAGACGAGTTCCACCCAGGGCACGCTGGCCGCGACGAACAGCAGGGTGAAGGTGGTGAGGAAGCCCAGGACCGTCAGCGGGCGGGGCAGGATCCCGAGCCGGTGGCCGATCACCGACATCGAGCACGCGAACACGGCGGCCATCCGCGTGGCGTACTCCGTCATCAGCGTGTACGCGAGATGGCGGCCGAAGTCCCAGGAGGACGGCGACGGCGCCATGCCGGCGGGGTGCGCGAGGTCGAGGACGGCACTGGCCGCGGCGGTGGCGCCGAACAGTGTGGCGGTGAAGACGAGTCCGCTGCCGAGGAAGACGGTGGCGAGGAACCGGTCTTCGCTCTCACCGATGTGCGCCCGTACGGCGCCGACGAACCAGAGGAAGAAGATGCCGGCGAACGGCACGAGCGAGAGGGCGGTGCGCACCACGTCATGGCGCGCGGAGTTCGTGAATCCTCCCGCGTTGACAGCGCCGGTACCCTCAGGAACGCCCAGCCGCAACAGAACGATCGCCGCCGCCAGCAGCAGCGCGAAGACCACTCCGGCCAGTCCGGCGGCCCGCGGCGTCTCCAGCACCCGCTGCCCCGGCCCCTGCTGCCGCATGCCGCCCCGCCTCCTCCACATCGCCTCCGCCACCAGCTAGCCGCCGCCCGGCCACTCACGCCACCGGGGGCGTCCGGACGGCCGACCACCGCCCGCGTGACGGTCACGCACGAGCGGCCAAGCCACCCGAGGCCCCCACCGACCGACCGGCCTCCGGCCTCCGGGGCGCGCTCCCACCGGGAGCCGGGACAGCACCCGGCCCCCCGTGCGCCCTGCGGGACGATTGCCTACGGCGGGGCGGCGTGCGGTCGTACTCCGAGGCGGGGCCGTGTGCGCTCGGACCCGGAGCCGTGTCGATCCGGCCTTCCCACCGCCGGCCCCCCGAGTCGCTGGTGCCCTGGGTCGGCCAGGGGGCGGCGCGTGCTTAGGATCCGGCCCTCGTATGGTCGCGCCGGAGCCGAGGCGGCACCCCATGCTGCGGGCCGTGCCCACCCGTCCCGCCTTGCCGGGCGATTGCCCACGGCGGGGCGGCGTACGGTCGTACTCCGAGGCGGGGCCGTGTGTGCTCGCGCGTAAATCCGTGTCGGCTTCGCCCCAATCGGCTCGCTCAGTCGTCCGGTGCCGCCTAGGCTGGTCGGCCGTGTCCGCTGAGATGAGTCCCTTCTCCGGTGATCTACGGCGTGACCTGTTGCCGCTGCGGGGGAGGGTCGCGCTGGTCACCGGGGCCAGTCGGCGCGGTGGGATCGGGTGTGCCGTGGCGCGGCGGCTGGGGGCGTACGGGGCCAGTGTCTATGTGCACCATCATGTGCCGCACGACAGGGCGATGCCGTGGGGTGCCGACAGCATCGAGGCGGTCGTCGGCTCCGTGCGTGAGGCGCTCGGGGAGCCAGGGGCGCGGGTCGTGGCGGGGGCCGGGGATCTGGCCGACCCGGCCGAACCGGGGCGGCTGATCGACGCCGTGGTGGGCGAGTTCGGGCGGCTGGACATCCTTGTCGCCAACCACGCCCTGAGCGGCTCGGGTGGCACTCTCGACGAGATCGACGCCGAGATGCTCGACGCGCACTGGGCGGTTGACACCCGCTCGGTCCTGCTGCTCGTCCAGGCCTATGCCCGCTCGCGTGCCCGGCTACCGGAGGGCATTCCCGGCGGGCGGGTCGTGCTGATGACCTCCGGGCAGGATCTCGGCGGCGGCATGCCGGGCGAGATCGCGTACGCCCTCCAGAAGGGTGCCCTCGCCTCCGTCACCCGCTCCCTGGCCGGCGCGCTCGCCGGGCGGGGCATCACGGTGAACGCCGTCAACCCCGGCCCGGTGGACACCGGTTACGCCACCGGTGAGGTCCACGCCGCCGTCGCCGCCCGGTTCCCCGGCGGACGCTGGGGCCTCCCCGACGACCCGGCGAGGCTCATCGCGTGGCTGGCCACCGACGAGGCCCGCTGGATCACCGGGGAGGTCATCAACTCGGAAGGCGGGTTCCGGCGTTGAGGGCGGATGGCATCACCTCGGGGAAGACCTCCCGGCGTTGACGAGAACGGTCAGAGCCGGGACAGCTCGTCCACCAGGTCGTCCAGCCCCAGGGAGCCCTGCGACAGCGCCGCCATGTGCCAGGCCTTCAGGTCGAACGCGTCGCCGTGCCGCTCGCGCGCCTTCTGTCGGCCCAGCAGCCACGCCCGCTCACCGAGCTTGTAGCCGATCGCCTGGCCCGGGATCGTCAGGTAGCGGGTCAGTTCGCTCTCCACGAAGTCCGCCGGCCGGCTGCTGTGCGCGCCGAAGAACTCCTGCGCCAGCTCCGGCGTCCACCGCTCACCGGGGTGGAACGGCGAGTCGGCGGGAATCTCCAGCTCCAGGTGCATGCCGATGTCCACGATCACCCGGGCCGCCCGCATCATCTGCGCGTCCAGATAGCCGAGCCGCTCCTCCGGGTCCGTCAGATAGCCCAGCTCGTCCATCAGCCGCTCCGCGTACAGCGCCCAGCCCTCCGCGTTGGCGCTGACGATGCCGACCGTCGCCTGGTAGCGGGAGAGGTCCTTGGCCACGTGCGCCCACTGCGCGAGCTGCAGGTGATGGCCGGGCACTCCCTCGTGGTACCAGGTCGACACCAGGTCGTAGGCCGGGAAGCGGGTCTGCCCCATCGTCGGCAGCCATGTGCGGCCGGGCCGCGAGAAGTCCTCCGACGGGCCCGTGTAGTAGGGGGCGGCGGCACCGCCGGGCGGCGCGATGCGCGACTCCACCTTCCGCACCCGCTCGGCGAGTTCGAAGTGCGTGCCGTCCAGGTCCTCGATGGCCTTGTCCATCAGGCCCTGCAGCCACTCGCGGACCTCTTCCACACCCTCGATGTGCCGGCCGTGCTCGTCGAGGTGCGCGAGCGCCACCCACGGCGTCTCGGCGCCGGGCAGGATCTTCTCCGCCTCCTGCCTCATCGCGCCCAGGATCCGGTGGAACTCCGACCAGCCGTAC
Above is a genomic segment from Streptomyces fodineus containing:
- a CDS encoding DUF885 domain-containing protein — protein: MSETKSPLPRQVADAYVDELIALDPVTGTYLGVKESSSRLPDYSPAGQEALAELARTTLAKLDEAERQPGADSDVERRCGRLLRERLTAELAVHEADEHLRAVGNMSTPGHSVRDIFTVTPSQTDEDWAAIAERLRAVPGALAGYRASLQLGLDRKLFAAPRPTATYIEQLTEWTDTDGRGRGWYEDFVAAGPEALRAELDEAARTASGALVELRDWLRDVYAPAIEGAPNTAGRERYARWSRYFNGTDLDLDEAYAYGWSEFHRILGAMRQEAEKILPGAETPWVALAHLDEHGRHIEGVEEVREWLQGLMDKAIEDLDGTHFELAERVRKVESRIAPPGGAAAPYYTGPSEDFSRPGRTWLPTMGQTRFPAYDLVSTWYHEGVPGHHLQLAQWAHVAKDLSRYQATVGIVSANAEGWALYAERLMDELGYLTDPEERLGYLDAQMMRAARVIVDIGMHLELEIPADSPFHPGERWTPELAQEFFGAHSSRPADFVESELTRYLTIPGQAIGYKLGERAWLLGRQKARERHGDAFDLKAWHMAALSQGSLGLDDLVDELSRL
- a CDS encoding SDR family oxidoreductase, whose product is MSPFSGDLRRDLLPLRGRVALVTGASRRGGIGCAVARRLGAYGASVYVHHHVPHDRAMPWGADSIEAVVGSVREALGEPGARVVAGAGDLADPAEPGRLIDAVVGEFGRLDILVANHALSGSGGTLDEIDAEMLDAHWAVDTRSVLLLVQAYARSRARLPEGIPGGRVVLMTSGQDLGGGMPGEIAYALQKGALASVTRSLAGALAGRGITVNAVNPGPVDTGYATGEVHAAVAARFPGGRWGLPDDPARLIAWLATDEARWITGEVINSEGGFRR